Proteins co-encoded in one uncultured Draconibacterium sp. genomic window:
- the nikR gene encoding nickel-responsive transcriptional regulator NikR produces MPVSRFGVSLDEELLEALDKYVEDNAFANRSRAIRHLIEKNLVEEKWKCDNIVAGAIIIVFNHEKKEIIKKSAEIQYEHKEFILSSQGFYLNELNYMEIIAVKGPSRKLTEISDKLISMKGIQHGKLVMSKAK; encoded by the coding sequence ATGCCCGTTTCCCGATTTGGCGTTTCGTTAGATGAAGAACTCCTTGAAGCTCTCGACAAATACGTGGAGGACAATGCTTTTGCCAATCGATCACGCGCTATCCGTCACCTTATTGAAAAGAATCTGGTGGAAGAAAAATGGAAATGCGACAACATTGTAGCAGGTGCCATTATCATCGTTTTCAACCACGAAAAAAAGGAAATAATAAAGAAATCGGCAGAGATTCAATACGAACACAAAGAGTTTATTCTTTCGTCGCAAGGCTTTTATTTAAACGAATTAAATTACATGGAAATCATTGCTGTTAAAGGGCCATCGCGAAAACTCACCGAAATTTCGGATAAGCTTATTAGTATGAAAGGAATACAACACGGGAAATTGGTAATGAGCAAGGCCAAATAA
- the gldM gene encoding gliding motility protein GldM — MGAKNCPETPRQKMINMMYIVLTAMLALNVAAEVLEAFRVVDNSLLQTLEAVDMQNAQIYSSFEQAYIENPTKVGEWKEKADQLKIRSKEMINYVAALKDEVVAYSGEKLVDEDNPMDEDGFYHTKLDGSVVEVVKKDDLNGPSELMITQGRATDLKNAIIEYREFLSSLINEDDEELRHTILSELKTDDPERKAKGEGNYKSWESEYFEDKPLIAVMTLLSKIQIDTKNSEASVAKYLYAEIDEGSFKFNRLKARVIANSNVVLMGDEYKAEVFLAAEDTTQQPVIMINGNEVEVKDGKATYIGNTSRAGKFTWSGLIKYKTPGGIVKSYPFEQEYQVSEPTVTMSATKMNVFYRGLKNPFDVGGGAIPNEDLEVQMTNGKVTRDGDAYLIEPTELDEMGRKTKVSVYATINGTRRLIGTTDWRVKRVPDPVAQINGQSGGDIRKEVLKIQDGVLAVLEDFDFEFGYKVTQFTMETTGGGYTNRYPANSNRFTEEQKNALKNVNINSIVYIGDIKAVGDDGTTRDLKPISFKIK; from the coding sequence ATGGGTGCAAAGAATTGTCCGGAAACACCGAGACAAAAAATGATAAATATGATGTACATTGTACTTACCGCAATGTTAGCACTTAACGTTGCGGCTGAGGTACTTGAAGCGTTTCGCGTGGTAGACAATAGTTTGCTGCAAACGCTTGAGGCAGTGGACATGCAGAATGCGCAGATCTATTCATCTTTCGAGCAGGCTTATATTGAAAATCCAACCAAGGTTGGCGAATGGAAAGAAAAAGCAGATCAGCTAAAGATCAGATCGAAAGAAATGATAAATTACGTTGCAGCTTTAAAAGATGAAGTTGTTGCTTATTCCGGCGAAAAGCTGGTTGATGAGGATAATCCAATGGATGAAGATGGATTTTATCATACAAAACTTGACGGATCGGTTGTAGAGGTTGTTAAGAAAGATGACCTGAATGGCCCATCGGAATTAATGATAACCCAGGGAAGAGCAACCGACCTTAAAAATGCCATCATTGAATATCGTGAGTTTCTTTCTTCATTGATAAACGAAGATGACGAGGAACTTCGTCACACTATTTTAAGTGAACTTAAAACAGATGATCCTGAACGAAAAGCAAAAGGAGAGGGAAACTATAAGTCCTGGGAATCAGAATATTTTGAGGATAAACCTCTAATTGCAGTAATGACCTTGCTGTCTAAGATTCAGATCGACACTAAAAACTCTGAAGCATCAGTAGCAAAATATTTGTATGCTGAGATTGATGAAGGCTCATTTAAATTTAACCGTTTGAAAGCCCGCGTTATTGCCAATTCGAATGTCGTACTAATGGGCGACGAATATAAAGCCGAAGTATTTCTGGCGGCAGAAGATACCACACAACAACCTGTTATCATGATAAATGGTAATGAGGTTGAAGTTAAAGATGGCAAGGCAACCTACATTGGGAATACCAGCCGGGCAGGTAAGTTTACCTGGAGCGGTTTAATAAAATATAAAACACCTGGAGGAATTGTTAAAAGCTATCCGTTCGAACAGGAATACCAGGTTTCGGAGCCAACAGTAACCATGTCGGCCACTAAAATGAACGTGTTCTACCGAGGTCTGAAAAACCCGTTTGATGTGGGGGGAGGAGCCATTCCGAATGAAGATCTGGAAGTTCAGATGACCAATGGTAAAGTTACAAGGGATGGTGATGCCTACCTGATTGAACCAACTGAATTGGATGAAATGGGGCGTAAAACTAAAGTTAGTGTTTATGCAACAATTAACGGGACTCGCCGTTTGATTGGTACTACCGATTGGCGCGTGAAACGTGTTCCTGATCCGGTAGCACAAATTAATGGTCAATCGGGTGGCGATATTCGGAAAGAAGTTTTGAAAATTCAGGACGGTGTTTTAGCAGTGCTTGAAGATTTCGATTTTGAATTTGGTTACAAAGTTACCCAGTTTACAATGGAAACAACAGGAGGTGGTTATACCAACCGTTATCCTGCCAATTCAAATCGTTTTACCGAAGAACAAAAAAATGCACTGAAGAATGTGAATATAAATAGTATAGTTTACATCGGAGATATTAAGGCTGTAGGAGATGATGGAACAACCCGTGATCTGAAACCTATATCCTTCAAAATAAAATAG
- a CDS encoding SUMF1/EgtB/PvdO family nonheme iron enzyme: protein MLTLLLASCKNESNKYLKLGKGTSEKWYEPTPFGMVYVPRGAYNLGPNDDQLYAITQNRTVSTEAFWIDDTEITNNEYRQFVYWVRDKKARELLGQTYTDFLITEDKYGTPLEEPKINWEERIEWDDPEYQMAMDELYIPEYERFGYKKEIDTRKLVYDYYWVDYKQAAKRSNAYNYETQRYEGSVVNSDGEVVPIENRSSFLMHESVPVYPDTLCWIRDFAYTYNEPFTIKYFSHVGFDDYPVVGVTWNQARAFCNWRNSLKDFAFTRSDEAPAHEYRLPTESEWEVAARGGMHNTMYPWGSYYTRNISGCFVANFKPLRGNYVADSPTTTTTMKVGQFDPNPYGVYDMAGNVAEWTSTAFFEAGYEAIDDYNPEIQYNARPDDPTVMKRKVVRGGSWKDIAYFIQSGTRSFEYQDTARSYIGFRCVRTSFRDDLGGRRSVQE, encoded by the coding sequence ATGCTGACGCTTCTTCTTGCTTCTTGCAAGAACGAAAGCAACAAATACCTTAAATTGGGTAAGGGAACAAGTGAAAAGTGGTATGAACCTACGCCTTTTGGGATGGTCTATGTGCCAAGAGGGGCTTACAACCTCGGGCCAAACGATGATCAACTATATGCCATAACGCAAAACCGAACAGTATCAACAGAAGCCTTTTGGATTGACGATACCGAAATTACAAATAACGAGTATCGACAGTTTGTATATTGGGTACGCGATAAGAAAGCACGCGAACTTCTTGGGCAAACCTATACCGATTTTCTGATAACAGAGGATAAATACGGCACCCCGTTGGAAGAGCCAAAGATTAACTGGGAAGAACGAATTGAATGGGACGACCCGGAGTATCAAATGGCCATGGATGAATTGTATATCCCCGAATACGAACGTTTTGGCTATAAGAAGGAAATTGATACCCGTAAACTGGTTTACGATTATTATTGGGTGGACTATAAGCAAGCTGCAAAACGCAGCAATGCTTATAATTATGAAACGCAACGTTATGAAGGTTCCGTTGTAAATTCAGATGGCGAAGTAGTACCCATTGAAAACCGCAGTTCATTTTTAATGCACGAATCGGTACCTGTTTATCCCGACACGCTGTGTTGGATAAGGGATTTTGCCTACACTTACAATGAGCCGTTTACAATCAAATATTTTTCGCATGTTGGATTCGATGACTATCCGGTTGTTGGAGTAACATGGAATCAGGCAAGGGCTTTTTGTAACTGGCGTAATTCATTGAAAGATTTTGCCTTTACTCGTTCTGATGAAGCGCCGGCACATGAATACCGCTTGCCAACTGAAAGCGAGTGGGAAGTTGCCGCCCGAGGCGGTATGCACAATACAATGTATCCTTGGGGAAGTTATTATACCCGAAATATAAGCGGGTGTTTTGTCGCCAATTTTAAACCATTGCGAGGAAATTATGTTGCTGATAGTCCCACTACTACAACAACCATGAAAGTGGGCCAGTTCGATCCTAATCCGTACGGTGTTTATGATATGGCCGGAAATGTTGCCGAGTGGACCTCAACAGCTTTTTTTGAAGCGGGTTATGAGGCTATTGATGATTACAATCCTGAAATTCAGTATAATGCCCGGCCCGACGATCCAACCGTAATGAAACGAAAGGTTGTACGTGGTGGATCGTGGAAAGACATTGCTTATTTCATACAGTCGGGTACACGTTCATTTGAATACCAGGACACCGCAAGATCATACATCGGATTTCGTTGTGTAAGAACTTCTTTCCGCGATGATCTTGGTGGCCGTCGCAGCGTTCAGGAATAA
- a CDS encoding T9SS type A sorting domain-containing protein, whose amino-acid sequence MFPNPATTEISLQIPSSQEITDIHIFAMNGAEVKHFSTQPERINISDLFPGIYLLKAELANGAFQGRLIKR is encoded by the coding sequence ATTTTTCCCAATCCGGCTACTACTGAAATCAGCCTACAAATCCCGTCATCGCAAGAAATCACCGATATTCATATTTTTGCTATGAACGGTGCGGAAGTAAAACATTTTTCCACACAACCGGAAAGAATAAACATCTCCGACCTCTTCCCCGGGATTTATCTGCTAAAAGCCGAACTGGCTAACGGAGCTTTTCAAGGTCGTTTAATAAAACGCTAA
- a CDS encoding TonB-dependent receptor: MRIFIFSFFIIFLAQGIANAQMSFVTNDTIKINEVVVTGTQVQVNRNNVPMAVSVVNRTQIEESDESALLPILNGRVPGLFVTERGVTGFGVATGSAGQISIRGIGGSPTTGVLMLIDGHPQFMGIMGHPLPDSYVASDVERVEVIRGPASILYGSNAMGGVINIITKKQDTEGFNGNARISYGSYNTQKYMGSMGYKKGKFSVFISGNHDQTDGHRPNSDFKITNGYLKLGYQISNHFDASADFSVAAFDTSDPGPDTLNASPGETIDILRGYGSFSLRNDFDKASGALKLFYNFGEHKITDGFHSNDHNYGVNLYETFQLFKGNNLTAGIDLMNYGGKAKNTLAMSGQGVTFVDTTITEVGTYLFSQQSIGEKLIINAGLRYHHHSEYGAVWIPSVGFSNSFSPTTTWKGTISKGFRSPTMRELFMWGPNPNLDPESIWNYETGLTQAFFDGMMQAELTAFWVKGDNLIVNTGQANGYQNTGEVSNKGIEFSLDASPTKELMLNATYSYTDMKNPVYATPEHHLFINASYRIKKLLLVANMQHISGLDNDPTPITNLESYTLVNAKASYNFTRNVKLYVSGENLLSTDYTVNRYYTMPEITVFGGLSLMF, translated from the coding sequence ATGCGAATATTTATCTTCAGTTTTTTCATAATCTTTTTAGCTCAAGGAATTGCTAACGCACAAATGAGTTTTGTAACCAACGACACCATAAAAATCAACGAAGTTGTGGTTACCGGAACACAGGTTCAAGTAAACCGCAACAACGTTCCAATGGCTGTTTCGGTTGTTAACCGCACTCAAATAGAGGAAAGCGACGAGTCGGCACTGCTCCCGATTTTAAATGGCCGTGTGCCGGGTTTATTTGTTACCGAGCGTGGGGTAACCGGTTTTGGTGTTGCAACCGGATCGGCTGGGCAGATTTCCATCCGCGGAATTGGCGGCAGTCCAACTACCGGTGTTTTAATGCTAATCGACGGGCACCCGCAGTTTATGGGCATCATGGGGCATCCTCTTCCCGATTCATATGTGGCATCGGATGTTGAACGCGTGGAAGTTATTCGCGGACCTGCATCGATTCTTTACGGATCGAATGCCATGGGAGGTGTAATCAACATTATCACAAAAAAACAGGATACGGAAGGTTTTAACGGTAACGCACGTATTTCTTACGGATCGTACAATACCCAAAAATACATGGGTTCAATGGGTTATAAAAAGGGCAAATTCAGTGTATTTATTTCAGGAAATCATGACCAGACTGATGGGCACCGTCCAAATTCTGATTTTAAAATAACCAACGGATATTTGAAACTGGGTTACCAAATCAGCAATCATTTTGATGCCTCAGCCGATTTTAGTGTAGCTGCTTTTGATACGTCTGATCCCGGGCCTGATACACTAAATGCATCGCCAGGTGAAACAATAGATATTCTACGCGGCTATGGATCATTTTCGCTTCGTAATGACTTTGATAAAGCATCGGGCGCGCTGAAGCTTTTCTATAATTTTGGAGAACATAAGATTACTGATGGCTTTCATTCAAACGACCATAATTATGGCGTAAATCTGTACGAAACCTTTCAGCTGTTTAAGGGCAACAACCTTACCGCTGGAATCGATTTGATGAATTATGGAGGCAAAGCTAAAAATACACTTGCAATGAGTGGCCAGGGTGTAACTTTTGTCGATACCACAATTACTGAAGTTGGTACCTACTTATTTTCGCAACAAAGTATTGGCGAAAAACTGATTATCAATGCCGGTCTTCGCTACCATCATCACAGCGAATATGGGGCGGTATGGATTCCTTCGGTAGGATTTTCTAATTCATTCTCGCCCACTACCACCTGGAAAGGGACCATCTCAAAAGGCTTTAGAAGCCCTACAATGCGCGAACTGTTTATGTGGGGGCCCAATCCTAATCTCGATCCGGAATCCATCTGGAATTATGAAACAGGCCTAACACAAGCCTTTTTCGATGGTATGATGCAGGCTGAACTTACCGCCTTTTGGGTAAAAGGCGATAACCTGATAGTAAACACCGGCCAAGCAAATGGCTATCAAAATACCGGAGAAGTTTCGAATAAAGGAATCGAATTTTCGCTGGATGCATCGCCAACAAAAGAACTGATGCTGAATGCGACATACAGTTATACCGACATGAAAAATCCGGTTTATGCTACACCTGAACATCACCTTTTCATAAATGCATCATACCGCATAAAAAAGCTGCTATTAGTGGCTAATATGCAACATATTTCGGGGCTGGATAACGACCCAACGCCGATTACCAACCTTGAAAGCTACACTTTAGTAAATGCCAAAGCCAGCTATAACTTTACGCGAAATGTAAAACTTTATGTTAGCGGAGAAAACCTGTTGAGTACCGATTATACGGTTAACCGTTATTATACCATGCCCGAAATTACCGTATTTGGGGGGTTGAGTTTGATGTTCTGA
- the gldL gene encoding gliding motility protein GldL yields MNLGELFKTKRWKTFMGYVYGWGAAVVMVGALFKLEHWEYSSELLTVGLLTEAFIFFLSAFEPPINIPEWDKVYPELNEDYELEEVKELRTNNKSNGLETLFGSSELTPELMDRVGKGLAELSNTAKGISDISSATLATDMYVKNLGSASESMSSFAQINNKANESINSSVNTLIDSYSVAATQLAETGKNLSVVYQKSSDVISNELENIGSSSKQYSGNLERLNKNLDSLNSNFENQLEDTQNQFKANQKFNQDLAEMNSILTSSVDELKKYKENAESLNKNLEALNTIYGNMLGAMSYKK; encoded by the coding sequence ATGAATCTGGGAGAACTTTTTAAAACTAAGCGCTGGAAAACATTCATGGGTTATGTTTATGGATGGGGGGCAGCAGTTGTTATGGTTGGTGCCTTGTTCAAACTTGAACACTGGGAATACTCCAGCGAGTTATTAACCGTAGGGTTGCTTACTGAGGCATTTATCTTTTTCCTGTCGGCATTTGAGCCTCCAATCAATATTCCCGAATGGGATAAGGTGTATCCGGAGTTAAATGAAGACTACGAGCTAGAGGAAGTAAAAGAGTTGAGGACCAATAATAAGAGTAATGGTTTGGAAACACTTTTTGGCAGCTCAGAACTTACACCGGAGCTGATGGATCGTGTTGGAAAAGGATTAGCTGAATTAAGTAATACCGCCAAAGGAATAAGCGACATATCTTCGGCTACGCTTGCTACCGATATGTATGTTAAAAATCTGGGGTCAGCTTCAGAATCAATGAGTTCTTTTGCCCAAATTAATAACAAAGCAAACGAATCGATCAACAGTTCGGTAAATACCTTAATCGATTCATATTCTGTTGCAGCGACTCAACTTGCTGAAACCGGGAAAAATCTCTCTGTCGTTTATCAAAAATCATCAGATGTTATATCGAATGAATTGGAGAATATTGGAAGTAGTTCAAAACAATATTCGGGGAATCTTGAAAGACTTAATAAAAATTTAGATAGCCTGAACAGCAATTTCGAAAACCAATTGGAAGATACTCAGAATCAATTCAAAGCCAATCAGAAATTTAATCAGGATTTAGCAGAAATGAACAGCATCCTGACCTCTTCGGTTGATGAATTGAAAAAGTATAAGGAAAATGCTGAATCGCTCAACAAAAATCTGGAAGCCTTAAATACCATTTACGGCAACATGTTGGGTGCAATGAGCTATAAAAAATAG
- a CDS encoding OsmC family protein, with protein MTTIKTIYLGELRTENEHLQSGNKVITDAPTDNRGKGEYFSPTDLLTAALGSCIMTIMGIKARDNGIDIEGTQVDVTKIMASDPRRVAEVIVEFTFPAKNYTDEEKQLVESVAGVSPVPLSLHPDLIQTIKFNW; from the coding sequence ATGACAACGATAAAAACCATTTACCTGGGTGAATTACGCACCGAAAATGAGCACCTGCAATCGGGCAATAAAGTGATAACCGATGCTCCAACCGACAATCGTGGAAAAGGAGAGTATTTCTCTCCAACTGACCTGCTGACAGCAGCTTTGGGGAGTTGTATAATGACGATTATGGGAATTAAAGCCCGCGATAACGGAATTGATATTGAAGGAACGCAGGTTGATGTAACAAAAATAATGGCTTCCGATCCGAGACGTGTGGCAGAAGTAATTGTGGAATTTACTTTTCCGGCAAAAAATTATACCGACGAAGAAAAACAGCTGGTTGAAAGTGTTGCCGGTGTTAGCCCTGTTCCGTTAAGTTTACATCCAGACCTGATTCAGACTATTAAGTTTAACTGGTAG
- the gldN gene encoding gliding motility protein GldN — protein MKKLVVCIGIVVFALGIMHKSADAQIVNGAYKQNDIYEKKPMPLAPVREADVFWQKTLWRVIDLREKMNIPLYYPTIPIADRTNLISLLLKGIENGQITPYDAQADDDFKIPMSFAQVKARFGAEATTEEKIDFDTGERTTVQVQGEIRPTEIKQYMIKEQWYFDKQTSSLNVRILGICPIREYMREGDTSGEPQRQKVFWIYYPEARPLLATNVVQNPYNEARQQSFDDLFIKRMFNSYIVQESNVYNNREISSYLVGKEAMLESKRIEDEIFNYEQDLWEY, from the coding sequence ATGAAGAAGCTAGTTGTTTGTATAGGAATAGTTGTTTTTGCATTAGGTATTATGCATAAAAGTGCTGATGCCCAAATTGTAAACGGAGCCTATAAACAAAACGATATTTACGAGAAAAAGCCGATGCCATTGGCTCCGGTTCGCGAGGCAGATGTTTTCTGGCAGAAGACGCTGTGGCGCGTTATCGACTTGCGTGAAAAAATGAATATTCCGCTGTATTATCCCACAATACCCATTGCGGATCGTACCAACCTGATCTCGTTGTTGCTTAAGGGGATTGAAAATGGTCAGATTACTCCATATGACGCACAGGCTGATGATGATTTTAAAATTCCGATGAGCTTTGCACAGGTAAAAGCACGATTTGGTGCGGAAGCTACCACCGAGGAGAAAATAGATTTTGATACGGGTGAAAGAACAACTGTTCAGGTTCAGGGTGAAATTCGCCCAACTGAAATCAAACAATACATGATCAAAGAGCAGTGGTATTTTGATAAACAAACATCTTCTTTGAATGTACGTATTCTTGGTATTTGCCCGATTCGAGAATATATGCGCGAAGGCGATACATCAGGAGAGCCGCAGCGACAAAAGGTATTTTGGATATATTATCCTGAAGCACGTCCTTTGCTGGCAACCAATGTGGTGCAAAATCCATATAACGAGGCTCGTCAACAGTCTTTCGACGACCTGTTCATAAAACGTATGTTCAACAGTTATATCGTTCAGGAATCGAATGTATACAACAATCGTGAAATCAGTTCATATCTGGTGGGTAAAGAAGCGATGTTGGAATCAAAAAGAATTGAAGACGAGATTTTTAACTACGAACAAGATCTTTGGGAATATTAA
- a CDS encoding SUMF1/EgtB/PvdO family nonheme iron enzyme, with translation MKKLLSIATLFLIALGFAGCFGSGPGGNGELTGVKSRQRFKETQPLGMVYIRRGSFNIGPSDEDASRAGVPIKTVSQDPFWMDDTEITNNEYRQFVDWVKESMARRMLGDQYPDFVITEDRKGNIIDPPQINWDEKIDWDDPDMQMAMEDLYLPENERFFGKKEIDTRKLVYEYWWVDLNQAARRSNSFNYETQRYEGNVYNEEGDLVPIENRSSFMMQDQVHVYPDTLCWIRDFTYSYNEPLATRYFWHPGFDDYPVVGVTWKQVNAFCNWRTKIQSDYLSEKGEPSLMAYRLPTEVEWEYAARGGKDFSMYPWGGYYARDDDGVFLANFKPLRGNYVEDGSIATIKVGSYDPNDYGLYDMAGNVAEWTSTAYDEAGYNYFSDLNPTFTYNARKDDPAVMKRKVIRGGSWKDISHFMQVSSRNYEYQDTTKSYIGFRCVRSTFGEEF, from the coding sequence ATGAAAAAACTACTTTCTATTGCAACCCTATTCTTGATTGCACTTGGTTTTGCCGGCTGCTTTGGTAGTGGTCCGGGAGGAAACGGAGAGCTAACAGGAGTAAAAAGTAGGCAGCGATTTAAAGAAACACAACCACTGGGAATGGTGTATATTCGGAGAGGAAGTTTCAATATCGGGCCTAGCGACGAGGACGCAAGTAGGGCAGGAGTACCAATAAAAACGGTATCGCAAGACCCATTTTGGATGGACGACACCGAAATTACAAATAACGAATATAGACAGTTTGTAGACTGGGTAAAAGAATCGATGGCACGCCGAATGTTGGGCGACCAGTATCCTGATTTTGTGATTACTGAAGACAGGAAAGGGAATATTATCGATCCTCCACAAATTAACTGGGACGAAAAGATTGATTGGGACGACCCCGATATGCAAATGGCAATGGAAGATCTTTACTTGCCTGAAAACGAGCGATTCTTCGGAAAAAAAGAAATAGATACCCGGAAACTAGTTTACGAATATTGGTGGGTTGACCTGAATCAGGCAGCCAGAAGAAGTAACAGCTTTAACTACGAAACGCAGCGTTACGAAGGTAATGTATATAACGAGGAAGGCGATCTTGTTCCAATCGAGAACCGTTCTTCGTTTATGATGCAGGATCAGGTTCATGTTTATCCTGATACACTTTGCTGGATCAGAGACTTTACTTACTCGTACAACGAGCCTTTAGCGACACGCTATTTCTGGCATCCCGGATTTGACGACTACCCTGTTGTAGGTGTTACCTGGAAACAGGTAAATGCATTCTGTAACTGGCGTACTAAAATTCAGTCGGATTACTTGTCAGAAAAAGGAGAACCATCATTGATGGCCTATCGTTTGCCAACAGAGGTCGAGTGGGAATATGCTGCACGTGGTGGTAAGGATTTCTCGATGTACCCATGGGGAGGTTATTATGCCCGCGATGACGATGGTGTATTTTTAGCCAATTTTAAGCCACTGCGTGGAAACTATGTTGAAGATGGTTCGATAGCAACCATAAAAGTAGGAAGTTACGATCCGAACGATTACGGATTATACGATATGGCTGGTAATGTAGCCGAGTGGACTAGCACAGCATACGACGAAGCCGGTTACAATTATTTTAGCGATTTGAACCCAACTTTTACATACAATGCCCGAAAGGATGATCCCGCAGTGATGAAACGCAAGGTGATTAGAGGAGGTTCGTGGAAAGATATCTCGCATTTTATGCAGGTTTCTTCACGTAATTATGAATATCAGGATACGACAAAATCGTATATTGGTTTTCGCTGCGTCCGCTCTACATTTGGCGAAGAATTTTAG
- a CDS encoding type IX secretion system membrane protein PorP/SprF → MRKAVSFLFIIMSVTFVAFGQQDPQYTNNMYYKLGVNPGFAGTGDAITGLLINRYQWSGSSKVFVFSADAAVNAFDRTEGIGISVLSDKLGFYDNTWVTFSLAHRVTTSIGTLGLGLSPGLYNFSVNGEWEVPGGDRYTPPDSDPYIPKGEASQIGFDVGFGAFLYTNNYYAGFSATHLNQGAIKYDDVAVDFLERHYYLMGGYNIKLADPLFELWPSFLVKTDLASVGFDINANLVYNDKIWGGLSYRHQDAVALLLGMELINGMRIGYSFDFTTSAMSRSGIGSHEIFISYSIDLERNRNQKYKSIRFL, encoded by the coding sequence ATGAGAAAGGCTGTATCTTTTTTGTTCATCATAATGTCGGTTACATTCGTTGCTTTTGGTCAGCAAGATCCTCAGTACACCAATAATATGTATTATAAATTGGGTGTAAATCCGGGATTTGCCGGTACTGGTGATGCCATAACTGGTTTATTGATTAATAGATATCAATGGTCAGGAAGTAGTAAGGTGTTTGTTTTTAGTGCCGACGCTGCGGTTAATGCTTTTGATCGGACAGAGGGAATTGGAATTAGCGTATTAAGCGACAAACTTGGGTTTTATGATAACACATGGGTGACTTTTAGTTTGGCACATAGAGTGACTACTTCTATCGGAACCCTGGGGCTGGGGCTATCACCAGGGCTTTATAATTTTAGTGTTAACGGTGAGTGGGAAGTTCCTGGAGGTGATAGGTATACGCCGCCTGATTCAGATCCTTATATTCCGAAAGGCGAAGCTAGTCAGATAGGTTTCGATGTTGGTTTTGGGGCTTTCCTTTATACCAACAATTATTATGCAGGTTTTTCAGCAACGCATCTTAATCAGGGAGCTATAAAATATGATGATGTTGCCGTTGATTTTTTAGAGAGACATTATTATTTAATGGGAGGGTACAATATTAAACTTGCGGATCCGTTGTTTGAATTGTGGCCCTCGTTTTTAGTGAAAACAGATTTGGCATCTGTGGGGTTTGATATAAATGCAAATCTAGTTTATAACGATAAAATTTGGGGCGGTCTTTCTTATCGTCATCAGGATGCGGTGGCTCTGCTTCTTGGGATGGAACTAATTAATGGAATGCGGATCGGTTATTCGTTTGATTTTACCACATCAGCAATGAGTAGGAGTGGTATTGGTTCGCATGAGATATTTATAAGTTATTCGATTGATTTAGAACGAAATCGTAATCAGAAATACAAGAGTATTAGATTTTTGTAA